From the genome of Azospirillum sp. TSA2s:
TGGATCTGGCGCGTGCCGAAGGATCAGGCGGACCAGTTGAAGGCGGTGCCGAACATCACCGTGCTGTCGGCCGAAACGATGCGCGTCGGCTTCCTGCAGTTCGACGCCGCCGGCCGCACCGCCGCCGACACGCCGATGAAGAAGGAGAAGGTGCGCCAGGCCGTCGCCTACGCCATCGACCGTCAGGCGATGGTCAAGAATCTGGCCGGCGAGGGCGCGCGGGTGATGCATTCCGCGTGCTTCATCGATCAGACCGGCTGCACCGACGACGGCGTTCCGCGCTATGAGTACAATCCGGAGAAGGCGAAGAAGCTGCTGGCCGAGGCCGGCTATCCGGACGGCTTCGACACCGATCTCTACGCCTATCGCGAGCGCGACTATGCCGAGGCGGTCATCGGCTATCTGCGCGCGGTCGGCATCCGCGCCAACCTGCGCTTCCTGAAATACGCGGCGATGCGCGAGGCCGCCCGCGCCGGCAAGGTTCCGCTGGAGTACCAGACCTGGGGCTCCTTCTCGGTCAACGACGCCTCAGCCTTCACCGGCGTGTGGTTCAAGGAGAACGAGGACGACATGAGCCGCGACCCCAAGGTCAAGGCTCTGCTGGAGAAGGCCGATACGACGACCGACACCGCGGCGCGAAAGGACCTCTACAAGGAAGCGCTGTCGATGATCGCGCAGAAGGCCTATCTGCTGCCGCTGTTCTCCTATCCCAGCAATTACGCCTTCACCTCCGACCTCGCCTTCACCGCACAGCCGGACGAGCTTCCGCGCTTCTACGCCGCTCACTGGAAATGAGGCCGCGGCGGCGGGCCGGCCTGGTTGAAAGCCGGCCCGCAGCGCCTCTCCGCACGCTCCTTTTCAGGAGACCGCCATGCTCGCCTTCCTGCTTCGCCGGCTCGCCGTGGCGCTGTCGGTGGTGCTGACCGTATCGGTCATCGCCTTCCTGCTTCTGCATCTGTCCGGCGACCTCGCCACCGACCTCGCCGGTCCCGAGGCGTCGCCCGAACAGGTGGCGCAGGTCCGCGCCGAATATGGCCTGGACCAGCCCCTCGCCGTCCAGTACGGCCATTGGCTGGCCGGCGCCGTCCGCTTCGATTTCGGCCAGTCCTTCTATTTCCGGGAGTCGGTGGCGTCGCTGGTCGGCGGCCGTATTCTGATCACGCTGAAACTCGGCGCCATCGCGCTCGGCCTCGCCCTGCTCTTCGCCATTCCGCTGGGGGCGCTGGCCGCCGTGAAGCGCGGCAGCTGGTTCGACCGTGCGACGCTGGCCTTCTGCGCGCTGGGGCAGGCGGTGCCGACCTTCTGGCTCGGCCTGACTCTCATCATCATCTTCTCGGTGAACCTGCGCTGGCTGCCGGTGTCCGGCAACGCGACCTGGAGCCACTATGTGCTGCCGTCGGTGGCATTGGGCTGGTACGCCATCCCGGCGGTGATGCGGCTGACCCGCAACGGCATGCTGGACGTGATGGCGTCCGACTATATCCGGACGGCACGCGCCAAGGGCCTGCGTCCAAAGACGGTGATCTTCAAGCATGCGCTGCGCAACGCGGTGGTGCCGGTGGTGGCGCTGGCGGCGGTGCAGTTCGGCTTCATGCTCGGCGGCTCCATCGTGGTCGAGGCGGTCTTCTCGATGCAGGGGCTGGGGCAGCTCGCCTGGGAAGCGATCGGGCGCAAGGATTTCCCGGTCGTCCAGGCCATCGTGATGCTGCTGGCCACGATCTACATCCTGCTGACCTTCCTCGCCGACATCCTCAACGCCTGGCTGGACCCAAGGATCCGCGTCGCATGAGCACCACGAGCGCTTCAGGTGCCGCCACCACGGCCGCCGGATTCGACGCCGTTCCGGTCCGCCGGTCGCCGCTGGCCCGCTTCGCCAAGCGGGCGGCGCGCCACCCCGGTTTCATGGCCGGCGCCTTCATTCTCGCCGTCATCCTGGTGATGTCCATCGGCGCGCCGCTGTTCACCGCCCACGATCCCTATGCGCAGGACATCTCCAAGCGGCTGATCCCGCCGATCTGGCACGCCAAGGGGACCTGGGAGCATTGGCTGGGCACCGACAAGCTGGGGCGCGATTATTTCGCCCGGCTGCTCTATGGCGGGCGCATCTCGCTGATGATCGGCGCGGCGACGGTGCTGTTGTCGGGCGCCATCGGCACGGCGCTGGGCGTCGCCGCCGGCTTCTTCGGCGGGCGGGTCGATCTGGTCATCGGCTACATCATCAACGTGCGGCTGGCGCTGCCGGTGGTGCTGGTGGCGCTGGCGGTGGCGGCGCTGGTCGGCACCTCGCTGAACACGGTCATCGTCGTGCTGGGGCTGCTGCTGTGGGACCGCTTCGCCGTGGTGGCGCGGTCGACGACGCAGCAGATCGCCCACGCCGATTTCGTTTCGGCGGCCCGCGCCATCGGCTGTTCGACCCGGCTGATCGTGTTCTCCGAAGTGCTGCCCAACATCATCAATCCGCTGATCGTGGTCGCCACGCTGGAGATGGCCCATGCCATCCTGCTGGAGGCGGCGCTGTCCTTCCTGGGTCTTGGCGTGCAGCCGCCGCTGCCGTCCTGGGGCCTGATGATCTCGGAGGGCAAGCAGTACATGTTCTTCAGCCCCTGGGTCATCACCATCCCCGGCGTGGCGCTGGTGGCGCTGGTGCTGGGCATCAACCTTCTGGGCGACGGCCTGCGCGACGTCACCGCCCCCGACAACCGGAGCTGACGGCCATGCCCCTGCTCGACGTCGACAATTTGACCATCCAGATCCCGACCGAGGCCGGACTGCTGAACG
Proteins encoded in this window:
- a CDS encoding ABC transporter permease, which gives rise to MLAFLLRRLAVALSVVLTVSVIAFLLLHLSGDLATDLAGPEASPEQVAQVRAEYGLDQPLAVQYGHWLAGAVRFDFGQSFYFRESVASLVGGRILITLKLGAIALGLALLFAIPLGALAAVKRGSWFDRATLAFCALGQAVPTFWLGLTLIIIFSVNLRWLPVSGNATWSHYVLPSVALGWYAIPAVMRLTRNGMLDVMASDYIRTARAKGLRPKTVIFKHALRNAVVPVVALAAVQFGFMLGGSIVVEAVFSMQGLGQLAWEAIGRKDFPVVQAIVMLLATIYILLTFLADILNAWLDPRIRVA
- a CDS encoding ABC transporter substrate-binding protein — encoded protein: MAPFAYGKSMMFAAAAVAALALPSVALANKANDTLVYASDSEPENISPYHNNLREGVIIAHLVWDTLVHRNPKTGEYEPELATAWKWVDPVTLELSLRKGVTFQDGSPFTADDVVFTFNYVLTPEAKVVTKQNVEWMAGADKIDDYTVRVRLKGPFPAALEYLSGPTPIYPAAYFKKVGLDGFSKAPIGTGPYRVTAVENGKGVMMEKYKDYFKDSPLGQPAIGKIQFRVIPDGETRMAELMTGGVDWIWRVPKDQADQLKAVPNITVLSAETMRVGFLQFDAAGRTAADTPMKKEKVRQAVAYAIDRQAMVKNLAGEGARVMHSACFIDQTGCTDDGVPRYEYNPEKAKKLLAEAGYPDGFDTDLYAYRERDYAEAVIGYLRAVGIRANLRFLKYAAMREAARAGKVPLEYQTWGSFSVNDASAFTGVWFKENEDDMSRDPKVKALLEKADTTTDTAARKDLYKEALSMIAQKAYLLPLFSYPSNYAFTSDLAFTAQPDELPRFYAAHWK
- a CDS encoding ABC transporter permease is translated as MSTTSASGAATTAAGFDAVPVRRSPLARFAKRAARHPGFMAGAFILAVILVMSIGAPLFTAHDPYAQDISKRLIPPIWHAKGTWEHWLGTDKLGRDYFARLLYGGRISLMIGAATVLLSGAIGTALGVAAGFFGGRVDLVIGYIINVRLALPVVLVALAVAALVGTSLNTVIVVLGLLLWDRFAVVARSTTQQIAHADFVSAARAIGCSTRLIVFSEVLPNIINPLIVVATLEMAHAILLEAALSFLGLGVQPPLPSWGLMISEGKQYMFFSPWVITIPGVALVALVLGINLLGDGLRDVTAPDNRS